A segment of the Halovivax limisalsi genome:
GGATCGCCCACTACCTGCAACGCGTTGAGAATCGCCACCGTCGCCGACCACGAGTGGACCGACGAACTCGCCCTCTTCGTGGTGGCCACCGGTCAAAAAAGACGGATACTGCGTACCGGATCGGTCACAACGCACCGGTTTCGTCGAGGTACGAACGAACGTCGTGCAGAAACCTTCGATATCGATCGAGATCCTGTTGTATACGATATCGTCGTCGATAACGTCTCCGTAGGTCTGAGCCAGTACGTTCCGAAAGCTAGCCGCTTGGGCCATCGCTTCGGACGGTTCAGCCGCGACGATTCCGACATCGTTCAGCGACTGCATCATCTCGCGGTTCGTATCGGGGACGGACCCGGATTCGGCACGAACCATCGTCCGCGCGACGTCGAGTGCGGCCTCGGTCGCCTTCACGAATCGCCGTTCGACCACGTCCCGGGCAACTCGATCGGATTTGTACGCCCTTCGATCCATCGACTGGTACTCCGCGAGGATGGTGACGCTTTCTTCGATGGTCTTTGCGGCTGTCAACACGCGCTCTATGTCGGCGTCCGAAAGCGTCATGCGAGGTGCTCGTCGATCGTTTCGAGAATCTCGTCGAATCGTTCGGCCGGCGACCGGGAATCGTCGTCACGTTCGACAGCGAGGGATTCCCGCAATCGGTCGACGGATTCGTCGTCCCCAACGTGCGTGGGCGTCACCGCGCGCCCGAGAACCGAACAGGATCCCCACGTCGATCGGATGATCGGCCAACGTCTCTCACCGCCTCACGAGTCGCGTTATCATCCAGGTCCGTGGGCATACCTCCCACTAAGCGGACTGTGATAAAAGCATTCGGCAGCGAACCGCGCCGAAGGCGCCATTGTTCGAGGGCGTTTCGCATGCAGACTGCAACAGTACTGCGACGCGTTATCTGCCAACGGGCGCGATCTATCGCTTGCGCACGAGGGCTCGTCGCCAACCGAGATGGACGCAACGTCGCGCCCGAATACTCGATGACTTCCGTCAGTTAGTAGGGTCGTCGGCACTCCGTCGAGCGTTTTCTCGTTCTGAACAGACTGAGATCCTCGAAACCGCCGGGAGTCGGGCAATCCGTCCGGCCGGGCCGGACGCACGCGGGATGGACAAGCCTTTAACCGAGGGTGGGCAACAGTCGGGCACTATGGGTAAGAAGTCCAAGGGCAAGAAGAAGCGCCTGGCGAAACTCGAGAACCAGAACAGTCGCGTCCCGGCGTGGGTCATGCTCAAGACCGACATGGACACGCAGCGAAACCCCAAGCGACGCAACTGGCGGCGCCACGACACCGACGAATAATGAGCGCGAGTGATTTCGAGGAGCGCGTCGTCACCGTCCCGCTCCGCGAGGTGAAGGCCGCACCGAACCACAAGGCCGCCGACCGGGCGATGAAGATCGTCCGCGAGCACCTGGCGAAGCATTTCGCCGTCGAGACCGACGTCGTCCGCCTCGATCCCTCGATCAACGAGGCGATCTGGGCCGACGGCCGGGCGAACCCGCCGCGGAAGCTGCGGGTTCGGGCCGCACGCTTCGACGAAGAGGGCGAACCGGTTGTCGAAGCCGAGTTCGCCGAGTAACTTGCTCCGCGCCTCCTTCGCCGGCTCCGCGTACGTCGGCGTCTTCGCGGTCGCGACCGGCGAGTACCTGCTGGTCCGGCCGGACGCCGACGACGAGCAGGTCGCCGCCATCGCCGACGAGCTCGACGTGCGCGCCGTCCCGACGACCATCGGCGGCTCGTCCACGGTGGGCGTCCTCGCGACCGGCAACGAGAACGGCCTGCTCGTCTCGAACCGGCTCTACGAGTACGAACGCGAGCGCCTGGCCGAGGCCGTCGACGT
Coding sequences within it:
- a CDS encoding 50S ribosomal protein L39e, giving the protein MGKKSKGKKKRLAKLENQNSRVPAWVMLKTDMDTQRNPKRRNWRRHDTDE
- a CDS encoding 50S ribosomal protein L31e: MSASDFEERVVTVPLREVKAAPNHKAADRAMKIVREHLAKHFAVETDVVRLDPSINEAIWADGRANPPRKLRVRAARFDEEGEPVVEAEFAE